TTTACTATATTTATCATCACCATCAATTGGGGCAGAAGAATTTCCCTTTTTCGAATCAAGATATATTCTGGTATTTTGCTGGGAAGTTTCTTCTTTTGAAAAACAGTTTTAAAATATTCTAAGGCCTCCGCGGCTTTTTTGCTTCCATGATAAGTCCTAACTATTTCAAAAGATAGCTTCGACTTAAGATCTCGAGGATTTATTTTTCTTTTCTTTAATTCTTTTTCGAACCTATCGATGGTTTTTGAATCAATATTGGTACAAAGCCGAAAATATTTTATCATCAAACTGTCGGGAATAGACATTATTTTCCCAAACATATCAGAGGGTTCATCGACCAAACTAACATAATTCCCCAAGCTCTTTGACATCTTCTCTTTGCCGTCAATTCCCTCTAACAAGGGCAATAAAAGGCAGCATTGAGGGGGCTGATTATAGGCTTTTTGAATATCTCTACCGACTAAAAGATTGAATTTTTGATCAGTCCCTCCAATCTCGATATCGGCTTTTATTGCTACCGAATCATACCCCTGTAATAATGGGTATAAAAATTCATGGATAGCAATTTCAATCCCGCCCTTGTATCTTTTTTTAAAGTCTTCCCTTTCTAACATCCGGGAAACATTATAGCTGGCTGTCAATTTTATTATCTCTCTGAGAGCCATTTTCTCCAACCATTGGCTATTGAATAATATCTTGGTTTTGGCAAGATTAAGGATTTTCGAAAACTGATCAATATAAGTCTTGGCGTTAGACAAAACTTTTTCTTTTGACAAAGAGGGTCTTGTCTTGGATTTTCCGCTTGGATCTCCTATTTGAGCGGTAAAATCACCGATAACAATCATAACCTTATGGCCCAACTGCTGGAATTGCTTTAACTTTCTCAAAGAAACCGCCAGGCCTAAATGTAAATCAGGGGCTGTTGGATCAACCCCTAATTTTACCTTTAAAGGTTTTTTCCGTTTAAAAGAAAGAGTAAGTTTTTCCTTCAAGGCATTGGTCGGCAAAATTTCTACCACTCCTTCAGTTAAGATTTTCAACTGCCCAGAAATTGACTTCATAATTATTTTACATTATTCAAGAAAGATACTCTGTGATTTTTTTAACCAAGGCTTGGGGAGTAAAATCAGTCTTCAATAAATAAGCTTTGACTCCCAGGCTCTCTGCTTCTTTTCTTGTCTTGGGTTCATCGTAATTAGAAAAAGCTATCACTGTAATCGATGAAATTTCTGGTTCTTGTTTTAATTTTCTTAAAAAGCTAATTCCGTTTTCTTTCGGTAATAAAATATCAAGCAAAATTAAATCTGGATTTTCTTTTTTGGCCAAATCTATTCCTTCTTCGGAGGTAGAGGCTAAAACAACCTGAAATCCCTCTTGAGAAAATCTATCTTGATACATTTCAGCTAAAATTTTTTCGTCCTCTACAATAAGAATTTTTTTCATAGAAATAAATTGCTAAACTGTTACATTATTAAATTGTTATTTCTTGGCGACAACTCTATTTTTAATTTTTACAAAGATGAAATAGATGAGGCAGGAAATAAGATAATAATAAGGTATGAGCAAGATAATCCCTATAGATACCATAACGAAGTCGTACAGCCCGCGTGTGGCGTAAAACCATCCTAGATCACCAGACCTTTCAAATAATATGAAGGGCAGGGCAAGCAATACGAAAAGATATGCGTAAAGCTTTTGGATTGTGGGTAAGGCGCCATCTTGAAATAAGAAATACCCAAATACGAAATTAACCAAAAATAGGCACGAAATAAGCACCTTTCACCAATTCGGTTTTAGAAATTCTTTAAGAAACTTAGCCATTTAGCAATGTAACAATTTAACAATTTAAGTCTTATCTGCCTAATTTCCCCAATTTTTTTAATTTTTCGTATTTTTTCTTTAGTTCTTGCTTTCTTAAGGCGGCTGATTTTTTAGCGTAATGGCTTCTCTTGCGTTTTCGAAAACGAATCTCTCTTGCCCGAAGCAAAATCCCGCTTCCTCTAATGCTTTTTGAAAAACGGTGAATTAAACCCTGGCTGGTTTCTTTAAATTGACGTTTAACTTCAAGTGCCATAATAAATTTTAAATCCTAATTTCTAATATCTAAATGCTAAACCCCATAGGTATAACTCGCTTCGCTCGTTAACTACGGGGCAGGCAATATCTAAATTTTGGAATTTGCTGCGCCCCGGACTTAAATCCGAATGATTTATAGTTCTGGGGTTTCGGATTTCGAATTTCGAATTTCTTTACTTAGGGCATTTCTTCTATTGCCCCTCCTAATAGATGTAGGTGCAAATGATCAATCAATTGCCCTCCCTCTTTTCCAACATTAATCGCCAGTTTGTAGCCCTTTAGGTCTTTTTCTTTTGCTATTTTCTGGGCTACCAAGAAAAGATCGCCTATCAAATTCTTATCCTCCGACGTTAAATGATTAACTGATAAAATGTGCTTTTTAGGTAGAATTAAAATGTGAACAGAAGCTTTAGGATGGGTATCTTTAAAAGCAATTGTTTCTTCTGCTTCATAAACAATTTCTGAAGGTAGCTCTTTGTTTATAATTTTACAAAAAAGACACTCTTCCATAAATAACTGTTTATGGCTATTTCTTCAAACGTTTTTTCATTTCTTTTATTATTTTTTCTGACTTTATCACTTCTTGTTTTCCGGTTTTCATATTTCTTATCAAAACCACTTCCCCCAGAGCTTCTTTCTGGCCAATAATTAAAGTGTATTCGACTCCCATTCTATCGGCTAAATAAAGTTGGGCCTTTAAAGAATCTCTTCCAAAAGTTTCAGCTAAAGGAATTTTAGCCTTTCTAAACTCTTCGAAAAGTTTAAGTCCTTTTTTTTTGGCTAGTTTCCCTAGTTGAGCCAGAAAAATTTGCTTTTTAACTTCAACGGGAGGCTTCCATGTTTTTTCTTTCATTAAATTCACAATCCTTTCTACTCCGGCTGCCCCTCCCATACCCGGCGTATCTTTGCCCCCTAAAAGTTTCACCAAGACATCATATCTCCCGCCAGCAACTATTGCTCCCTGTCTTTTTCCTTCTTCGCCTTTATCAAAGATCTCAAAAACTGTTTTAGTATAATAATCAAGTCCTCTTACAAGATAAGGATTAAGATAGTAAGGTAGCTCTAGTTCATCCAAGAATTCTAAAACTTCTCTAAAGTGATTATGACATTCCTGACAGAGATGATCAATTATTTGAGGGGCCTGGTTTTTAACTCGTTGGCACTTTTCTTCCTGGCAATCTAAGATTCTGAGGGGATTTTCTCTAATTCTTCTTTGACAACTATGACACAAACTCTCGGTTTTAGATTTTAAATAGCTTACTAAAAGTTTTTTATAATAAGGCCGGCATTGACTATCTCCTATACTATTGATTTCAACGGTCAAATCTTCGAAACGAAGCTCTTTTAAAATATTATAAAAAATTTGGATAATCTGAGTATCAACAACTGGACTTTGTTCTCCGAAAACTTCAAAACCAATTTGATGAAACTGACGAAATCTGCCAGCCTGTGGTCTCTCATAGCGAAAAAAGGGGCCAGAATACCAAAACTTTACCGGCTGAGGACGATTAAACATCCCATGTTCAATATAGGCTCTAACCACGGACGGGGTCCCCTCTGGTCTGAGGGTCAACCAATCTCCTCCCTTGGTTCTAAATGTATACATTTGTTTCTGGACAACATCGGTGCTCAACCCTGTTCCTTTTTCAAAAAGTCCAGCTTCCTCTAAAATCGGAGTTTCAATAAATCTAAAACCATAGAAATTGGCAATATTCTCAGCTATATTATAAAGTTTCTGAAAGTACTTCTGGTCTTCAGGAAGAATATCGTGCATTCCTTGGGGAGATTGATACCCTCTTTTTCTTTTTTTGGAAATACTTGAATCCATGCCCCGTAGTGAAATTTCGACTTAAATCAATGAGATGAAATCTCGGTTTATAATTTATATGTTGAATATCTTTTTCTCTCTTTTATGCCCCGTTTTACCTTGTTCGCCCTTCGGGCGAACTGTCGAAATTCTACTACGGGGCATGTCTTCTAAGGGGTTTTATAAATGGGAGTGATAATTTTGGCAATAGCTGTTGGGGGCCAAGCCCTGAAAAGAACTCGACCAATAATATAATTTTCTGGTAAAGATCCCCAACGTCTCGAGTCAGAAGAAAAAGCCCGGTTATCTCCCAAAACAAAGTATTTATTTTCTTCTAAAGTAACAAGAAAGTCTCCGAGGGTAACCGATGGCTCAAAAAAATAGAACGATTCATCTAACATGTAGGCTTCTCCGTCTTCTGAAATAAATATTTGACCTTCTTTTATCTGAATTGTTTCTCCGGGAAGACCGATAATTCTTTTAATATATCGTTGAGAAGGATCCTGAGGATACTTGAAAACTATCACTTCACCTCTTTGGGGTTCTCGGAATCTATAGGAAATTTCATCGATAATTAAATAGTCCCCACTATTAAAACTAGGCTCCATCGAGGCTCCCCTAACAATAAAGGGCTGAAATAAAAAATAACGGACAGGCACCACTATTAATAAAGCGATAATAACTATTTTTGAGATCTCCCAGAGAAAAGACAATATATTTCGCATAACTATTCTATTGTAGCTAAAATTTTTTCATCTGGCAAGCCGACGCACCAAGCGAGGATGAGGCACAGAAAGCATCTAAATTAACAAAATAATCATCGTTTGGCGTGGGGGCAAGAGAAATGATATAATATTATTACGAACAAATTTATTATGATTTTCATTATTGGACTGGGTAATCCAGGAAAAAAATTTCAAAAAAGTCGCCACAATATTGGCAGGTCAATAGTTAGTTGCTGGCAGGAAGTCATTGGTTTCCCTAATTTTAAACTGCAAAAGAAATTTAACGCTTTGATTTCGAAAGGAATTTACGAAAAAAAAGACGTGATCCTCATTCTCCCTGAAACTTTTATGAACTTATCTGGAAAGG
The genomic region above belongs to Candidatus Nealsonbacteria bacterium and contains:
- a CDS encoding tyrosine--tRNA ligase; amino-acid sequence: MKSISGQLKILTEGVVEILPTNALKEKLTLSFKRKKPLKVKLGVDPTAPDLHLGLAVSLRKLKQFQQLGHKVMIVIGDFTAQIGDPSGKSKTRPSLSKEKVLSNAKTYIDQFSKILNLAKTKILFNSQWLEKMALREIIKLTASYNVSRMLEREDFKKRYKGGIEIAIHEFLYPLLQGYDSVAIKADIEIGGTDQKFNLLVGRDIQKAYNQPPQCCLLLPLLEGIDGKEKMSKSLGNYVSLVDEPSDMFGKIMSIPDSLMIKYFRLCTNIDSKTIDRFEKELKKRKINPRDLKSKLSFEIVRTYHGSKKAAEALEYFKTVFQKKKLPSKIPEYILIRKREILLPQLMVMINIVKSKNEAKRLIEQGGVKINQKKVDNIYEKIDPRKEIILQIGPRRFTKIIFK
- a CDS encoding response regulator, with the translated sequence MKKILIVEDEKILAEMYQDRFSQEGFQVVLASTSEEGIDLAKKENPDLILLDILLPKENGISFLRKLKQEPEISSITVIAFSNYDEPKTRKEAESLGVKAYLLKTDFTPQALVKKITEYLS
- a CDS encoding HIT domain-containing protein; this translates as MEECLFCKIINKELPSEIVYEAEETIAFKDTHPKASVHILILPKKHILSVNHLTSEDKNLIGDLFLVAQKIAKEKDLKGYKLAINVGKEGGQLIDHLHLHLLGGAIEEMP
- a CDS encoding histidine--tRNA ligase, whose translation is MDSSISKKRKRGYQSPQGMHDILPEDQKYFQKLYNIAENIANFYGFRFIETPILEEAGLFEKGTGLSTDVVQKQMYTFRTKGGDWLTLRPEGTPSVVRAYIEHGMFNRPQPVKFWYSGPFFRYERPQAGRFRQFHQIGFEVFGEQSPVVDTQIIQIFYNILKELRFEDLTVEINSIGDSQCRPYYKKLLVSYLKSKTESLCHSCQRRIRENPLRILDCQEEKCQRVKNQAPQIIDHLCQECHNHFREVLEFLDELELPYYLNPYLVRGLDYYTKTVFEIFDKGEEGKRQGAIVAGGRYDVLVKLLGGKDTPGMGGAAGVERIVNLMKEKTWKPPVEVKKQIFLAQLGKLAKKKGLKLFEEFRKAKIPLAETFGRDSLKAQLYLADRMGVEYTLIIGQKEALGEVVLIRNMKTGKQEVIKSEKIIKEMKKRLKK
- the lepB gene encoding signal peptidase I, whose translation is MRNILSFLWEISKIVIIALLIVVPVRYFLFQPFIVRGASMEPSFNSGDYLIIDEISYRFREPQRGEVIVFKYPQDPSQRYIKRIIGLPGETIQIKEGQIFISEDGEAYMLDESFYFFEPSVTLGDFLVTLEENKYFVLGDNRAFSSDSRRWGSLPENYIIGRVLFRAWPPTAIAKIITPIYKTP